A region from the Paenibacillus humicola genome encodes:
- a CDS encoding PrkA family serine protein kinase, which yields MDILKRISAYKAESEKLAWTGTFKEYIDMLRKDPAPAMTAHARVYEMIESYGVVEEHGQKKYKFFEQEIFGLDRAVEKLVEEYFHSAARRLDVRKRILLLMGPVSGGKSTIVTMLKRGLEQFSRSERGAVFAIKGCPMHEEPLHLIPQELRADAERELGVRIEGSLCPSCQMRVKTEYGGEIENVMVERVLISEENRVGIGTFSPSDPKSQDIADLTGSIDFSTITEFGSESDPRAYRFDGELNKANRGLMEFQEMLKCDEKFLWNLLSLTQEGNFKAGRFALISADEMIIAHTNESEYKAFISNKKNEALQSRMIVMPIPYNLRVTDEEKIYNKLVGQSDMKHIHIAPHALRAAAIFSILTRLKETKKQGMDLVKKMRMYDGEEVEGYKEADLKEMQSEYLEEGMSGIDPRYVINRISSALIKQDLQCINALDVLRALKDGLDQHPSITKDERERYLNFISIARKEYDSLAKKEVQKAFVYSFEESARTLFENYLDNIEAYCNWAKIKDPLTGEEMDPDERLMRSIEEQIGVSENAKKAFREEILIRISSYSRKGRKFDYSSHERLREAIEKKLFADLKDIVKITTSTKTPDERQLKRINEVTKTLMDGHGYCPVCSNELLRYVGSLLNR from the coding sequence ATGGATATTTTGAAGCGGATATCGGCGTACAAGGCGGAAAGCGAGAAGCTGGCATGGACAGGGACGTTCAAGGAATATATTGATATGCTGAGGAAAGATCCAGCCCCGGCCATGACGGCGCATGCGCGTGTCTATGAAATGATCGAGTCGTATGGGGTAGTCGAGGAACACGGACAAAAGAAATATAAGTTTTTCGAGCAGGAAATTTTCGGGCTCGACCGGGCGGTCGAGAAGCTGGTGGAGGAGTATTTTCATTCGGCGGCCCGCAGGCTTGACGTGCGTAAGCGGATTCTGCTCCTGATGGGGCCGGTCAGCGGCGGCAAGTCGACCATTGTCACGATGCTGAAAAGGGGGCTGGAACAGTTCTCGCGGTCGGAACGCGGCGCCGTTTTCGCGATTAAAGGATGTCCGATGCACGAGGAACCGCTGCATCTGATACCGCAGGAGCTGAGGGCGGATGCGGAGCGCGAGCTCGGCGTGCGCATCGAGGGCAGCCTGTGCCCCTCCTGCCAAATGCGGGTGAAAACGGAATACGGCGGCGAAATCGAAAACGTCATGGTCGAGCGCGTGCTAATCTCCGAGGAAAACCGCGTCGGGATCGGAACGTTCAGCCCGTCGGATCCGAAATCGCAGGATATCGCCGATTTGACCGGCAGCATCGATTTTTCTACCATCACGGAATTCGGCTCCGAGTCGGATCCGAGGGCTTACCGGTTCGACGGCGAGCTGAATAAAGCAAACCGCGGGCTGATGGAATTCCAGGAGATGCTGAAGTGCGACGAGAAGTTTCTGTGGAACCTGCTGTCGCTGACGCAGGAGGGCAATTTCAAAGCGGGCCGCTTTGCGCTCATCTCGGCCGACGAGATGATTATCGCGCATACGAACGAATCGGAATATAAAGCGTTTATTTCCAACAAGAAAAACGAGGCGCTGCAGTCGCGGATGATCGTCATGCCGATTCCGTATAACCTGAGAGTGACGGACGAAGAGAAAATTTACAACAAGCTGGTCGGCCAGAGCGACATGAAGCATATTCATATCGCGCCGCACGCGCTGCGGGCCGCGGCCATTTTCTCCATCCTGACCCGCCTGAAGGAAACGAAGAAGCAGGGCATGGATCTCGTTAAGAAAATGCGTATGTACGACGGCGAAGAGGTGGAAGGCTACAAGGAAGCCGACCTGAAGGAGATGCAGAGCGAATATTTGGAGGAGGGCATGTCGGGCATCGACCCCCGTTATGTCATCAACCGGATTTCGAGCGCGCTGATTAAGCAGGATCTGCAGTGCATCAATGCGCTTGACGTGCTGCGGGCGCTGAAGGACGGCCTCGATCAGCATCCGTCGATTACGAAGGACGAACGGGAGCGGTATTTGAACTTTATTTCGATCGCCCGCAAGGAATACGACAGCCTGGCCAAAAAAGAAGTGCAGAAGGCGTTTGTCTACTCGTTCGAGGAATCGGCCCGGACCCTGTTTGAAAACTACCTCGATAATATCGAGGCTTATTGCAACTGGGCGAAAATCAAGGATCCGCTGACCGGCGAGGAGATGGACCCGGACGAAAGGCTGATGCGGTCGATCGAGGAGCAGATCGGCGTCTCCGAGAATGCGAAAAAAGCGTTCCGCGAAGAGATTCTGATCCGGATTTCCTCCTACTCGCGCAAAGGGCGCAAATTCGATTACTCCAGCCACGAACGGCTGCGCGAAGCGATCGAGAAGAAGCTGTTCGCCGATTTGAAGGATATCGTGAAAATTACGACGTCGACCAAGACGCCGGATGAGCGGCAGTTGAAACGGATCAACGAGGTGACGAAGACGCTGATGGACGGCCACGGCTACTGCCCGGTCTGCTCTAACGAGCTGCTGCGGTATGTGGGCAGCTTGCTGAATCGATAA
- a CDS encoding DUF2161 family putative PD-(D/E)XK-type phosphodiesterase — translation MAVKYETELYQPIKSYYEARGYEVKGEVMHCDLVAVHPVSGETVLVEMKRTFNLALLLQGIDRLRLSSRVMLAVERNRKKTGAVGQRFGDLAELCRMLGLGLMTVTFFKTKAPQIELLCQPGDLPVRGRRRLRGERLLDEFNERSGDYNLGGSTGRKLVTAYREKALRVAWALGEYGELSPRQAAELADVPRAAHILQKDYYGWFERARRGVYRLRPGGAAAVAEFADVIAGWHRQTTDGSSAEG, via the coding sequence ATGGCCGTCAAGTACGAAACCGAATTGTACCAACCGATCAAATCGTATTACGAAGCGCGCGGATACGAAGTCAAGGGCGAAGTCATGCACTGCGACTTGGTCGCCGTTCATCCGGTAAGCGGCGAGACCGTCCTCGTCGAAATGAAGCGGACGTTCAATCTCGCCCTGCTGCTGCAGGGGATCGACCGGCTGCGGCTCAGCAGCCGGGTGATGCTGGCTGTCGAGCGCAACCGCAAAAAAACCGGCGCCGTGGGCCAGCGGTTCGGCGATCTGGCCGAGCTGTGCCGGATGCTCGGGCTCGGGCTGATGACCGTCACCTTCTTCAAGACGAAGGCGCCGCAGATCGAGCTGCTTTGCCAGCCGGGCGACCTGCCGGTACGCGGGCGGCGCAGGCTTCGCGGCGAGCGGCTGCTCGACGAATTTAACGAGCGCTCCGGGGATTACAATTTGGGCGGCAGCACGGGCCGCAAGCTGGTTACCGCCTACCGCGAAAAGGCACTGCGCGTGGCGTGGGCGCTCGGCGAATACGGCGAGCTGTCTCCGCGCCAGGCTGCGGAGCTGGCGGACGTTCCGCGCGCCGCGCATATCCTGCAGAAGGATTACTACGGCTGGTTCGAGCGGGCGCGCCGCGGCGTCTACCGGCTGCGCCCCGGGGGCGCAGCCGCCGTAGCCGAATTCGCGGACGTCATCGCCGGATGGCACCGGCAGACGACTGACGGTTCGTCAGCCGAAGGATAG
- a CDS encoding Gfo/Idh/MocA family protein, producing MENASKIKIGLIGAGNIGGVHLSQFSKLADECEIVAITDEILSRAETRARDYNIPVVARSNEELIRNPELDAVIIGVPNRYHAELAVQALEAGKHVLVEKPMGINAEAARQIVRAAQKSGNVLMVGHQMRWESVPMQIKQQVDRGELGRIYSAKTGWFRRKGIPGWGTWFTQMNQSGGGPLIDIGVHMLDLALYLMGSPKPVSVFGSTYAEFGPKRRGIGSWGTPDWNGTYDVEDLASALIKMEDGSTLTLEVSWAVHMDTDNTPFIHLMGTEGGAAYRGSVGKLLTEKFDRPAETDIRRPDNDEGERVRLSRHFLQCIREGKKPISDAMSGLANNLVLDAIYESSRTGHEVKLNWEL from the coding sequence ATGGAAAATGCCAGTAAAATCAAAATCGGCCTGATCGGTGCCGGCAACATTGGCGGCGTACATCTCTCGCAGTTTTCCAAGCTTGCGGACGAATGCGAAATCGTCGCGATTACGGACGAAATTTTATCTCGTGCGGAAACGCGCGCCCGCGACTATAACATTCCGGTCGTCGCCCGCTCGAACGAAGAGCTGATCCGGAATCCGGAACTCGATGCCGTCATTATCGGCGTGCCGAACCGTTATCATGCCGAGCTCGCCGTGCAGGCGCTGGAAGCCGGCAAGCATGTGCTGGTCGAGAAGCCGATGGGCATCAATGCGGAAGCGGCAAGACAGATCGTCAGAGCGGCGCAGAAGTCCGGCAACGTGCTGATGGTCGGTCATCAGATGCGCTGGGAATCGGTGCCGATGCAGATCAAGCAGCAGGTCGACCGCGGCGAGCTCGGGCGGATCTATTCGGCCAAGACGGGCTGGTTCCGCCGGAAGGGCATTCCCGGCTGGGGCACCTGGTTTACGCAAATGAATCAGTCGGGCGGCGGTCCGCTGATCGATATCGGCGTGCATATGCTGGACCTGGCGCTTTATTTGATGGGCAGCCCGAAGCCGGTATCGGTGTTCGGCTCGACCTACGCGGAGTTCGGCCCGAAGCGCAGAGGGATCGGCAGCTGGGGCACCCCGGATTGGAACGGTACTTACGATGTGGAGGACTTGGCTTCCGCGCTGATTAAAATGGAAGATGGCAGCACGCTGACGCTGGAGGTCAGCTGGGCCGTTCATATGGATACGGATAATACGCCGTTCATCCACTTGATGGGCACCGAGGGCGGCGCCGCTTACCGCGGCAGCGTCGGCAAGCTGCTCACGGAGAAATTTGACCGCCCGGCCGAGACGGACATTCGCCGTCCGGATAACGATGAAGGCGAGCGCGTGCGTCTGAGCCGCCATTTCCTGCAGTGCATCCGGGAAGGCAAAAAGCCGATCAGCGACGCGATGAGCGGCCTCGCGAACAACCTCGTGCTCGATGCGATCTACGAATCGTCGCGGACGGGCCACGAAGTGAAGCTGAACTGGGAGCTGTAG
- a CDS encoding PLP-dependent aminotransferase family protein, whose product MKIRYSEQLRRMIPENERLQQRETPGLDVVSFEEGLPADELIPVDALGEAAQSVLGMGGRALLSGPAGGLAPLRERLCERMAAAGMTAQPEQTIVTSSSLQAIDFAVRVLAEPGDTVLVERPANRMALQLFRLNGLQILSVDSGEDGMDLEEAGRLIREKKTKLIYVMPTFGDPTGRTWSEKRRLQLLELCGRFGVSILEDDPYGAIKFGPEAGERSLFALQGNPEDGPVIYIGTYSSVIAPSLQTAWAASGSGTVRMMERARRAAAPDTGGFEQRLLEQLLRSFPLEAHIRRIGEEYGRRMRDMQAQLRSCMPGDVSWTEPRGGLFLWLELPEALDAEALLRCALLKGAAFIPGAAFYVDRPNRSTARLSFAQTSGERMAVGIARIAEALEEFTARR is encoded by the coding sequence ATGAAAATCCGATATTCGGAACAATTGCGGCGGATGATACCGGAAAACGAGCGCTTGCAGCAGCGGGAAACACCGGGACTCGATGTCGTTTCGTTCGAAGAAGGACTCCCGGCAGACGAGCTGATCCCTGTCGATGCGCTTGGGGAAGCGGCGCAAAGCGTGCTCGGCATGGGCGGGCGGGCACTGCTTTCCGGGCCGGCGGGAGGACTGGCGCCGCTGCGCGAACGGCTGTGCGAACGAATGGCGGCTGCAGGGATGACGGCACAGCCGGAACAGACGATCGTGACTTCTAGCTCGCTGCAGGCGATCGATTTCGCTGTACGGGTATTGGCGGAGCCGGGCGATACCGTGCTGGTCGAACGGCCGGCCAACCGGATGGCTCTGCAGCTGTTCAGGCTAAACGGCCTGCAAATCCTTTCCGTCGACAGCGGCGAGGACGGCATGGACCTTGAGGAAGCGGGGCGGCTCATCCGCGAGAAAAAAACGAAGCTCATCTATGTGATGCCGACCTTCGGCGATCCGACCGGGAGGACATGGAGCGAGAAGCGGCGGCTGCAGCTGCTGGAGCTGTGCGGCCGATTCGGCGTTTCCATTCTGGAGGACGATCCGTACGGCGCGATCAAATTCGGCCCGGAAGCGGGAGAGCGTTCGCTTTTTGCGCTTCAGGGCAATCCGGAAGACGGCCCGGTCATCTATATCGGTACGTACTCGAGCGTAATCGCTCCTTCGCTGCAGACGGCATGGGCGGCTTCCGGTTCCGGGACGGTTCGGATGATGGAGCGGGCGAGACGGGCTGCCGCTCCCGATACCGGCGGGTTCGAGCAGCGCCTGCTTGAGCAGCTGCTGCGATCGTTTCCGCTGGAGGCGCACATCCGGCGCATTGGAGAGGAATACGGCCGGCGAATGCGGGACATGCAGGCGCAGCTGCGCAGCTGCATGCCGGGTGACGTATCGTGGACGGAGCCGCGGGGAGGCCTTTTCCTGTGGCTGGAGCTGCCGGAGGCGCTTGATGCTGAAGCGCTGCTGCGGTGCGCGCTCCTGAAAGGCGCGGCTTTTATTCCGGGCGCCGCGTTTTATGTGGATCGTCCGAACCGCTCGACGGCCCGGCTGAGCTTCGCGCAGACGAGCGGCGAGCGTATGGCGGTCGGCATCGCCCGCATCGCCGAGGCGCTGGAGGAATTTACAGCCCGCCGCTAG
- a CDS encoding AbrB/MazE/SpoVT family DNA-binding domain-containing protein: MKPAGVVRKVDQLGRIVLPKSLRKRYQMNEGDPVEILVQGDHIILERYRPRCVFCGSMEDVREFKERYLCAACMSDMTALRRG, translated from the coding sequence TTGAAACCTGCTGGCGTTGTACGGAAAGTCGATCAGCTGGGCAGAATCGTGCTGCCCAAATCGCTTCGTAAACGATATCAAATGAATGAAGGAGATCCGGTCGAAATACTCGTTCAAGGGGACCATATCATTTTGGAGCGTTATCGTCCTCGCTGTGTATTTTGCGGTTCGATGGAAGATGTCCGCGAATTTAAGGAGCGTTATTTGTGTGCCGCGTGCATGTCCGATATGACGGCGCTTCGCCGCGGCTGA
- the trmL gene encoding tRNA (uridine(34)/cytosine(34)/5-carboxymethylaminomethyluridine(34)-2'-O)-methyltransferase TrmL, with amino-acid sequence MAFHIVLVEPEIPANTGNIARTCAATGTHLHLVRPLGFNTDDKTLKRAGLDYWYAVTIHYYDSFQEVKDQHPDGRFFFTSTRGTKRYTDFSFRDGDLFVFGKETKGLPQRLLDEHADTCMRMPMTDKVRSLNLSNSAAIVVYEALRQTGFAGME; translated from the coding sequence GTGGCCTTTCATATCGTGCTCGTTGAACCCGAAATTCCGGCCAATACAGGCAATATCGCCAGGACATGCGCTGCGACCGGAACGCATCTTCATCTTGTCCGGCCACTCGGCTTCAACACCGACGACAAGACGCTTAAACGGGCGGGGCTGGATTACTGGTATGCGGTTACGATCCATTATTACGATTCGTTTCAGGAGGTGAAAGACCAACATCCGGACGGCCGTTTTTTCTTTACCAGTACGCGCGGGACGAAACGGTATACGGACTTCTCGTTTCGCGACGGCGATTTGTTCGTATTCGGCAAGGAGACGAAGGGGCTCCCGCAGCGGCTGCTCGACGAGCATGCCGACACATGCATGCGGATGCCGATGACGGACAAGGTCAGATCGCTCAATTTATCGAATTCGGCGGCGATCGTCGTCTACGAGGCGCTGCGCCAAACCGGTTTTGCCGGAATGGAATAA
- a CDS encoding response regulator transcription factor encodes MKKKILVVDDEPSISMLIEFNLKLAGFDVRSVYDGEAVFDMLKPFRPDLIVLDLMLPKMDGIQVCRELRKQNNAVPIVMLTALQDVTDKIAGLDNGADDYMTKPFSPQELISRIQAIFRRTQSLPGAAENVVHEIGRLAVFAEQRDVHVDGKPVELTPKEFELLLFLCRHRGKVLSRQQLLHGVWDYHFLGDTRIVDVHISHLRDKIERNARTPEYIMTVRNVGYKLTGPSAADSSSPA; translated from the coding sequence ATGAAGAAAAAAATATTGGTCGTCGATGACGAGCCTTCCATCTCCATGCTAATCGAATTCAATCTCAAGCTGGCCGGCTTCGACGTCCGGTCCGTATACGACGGCGAAGCCGTCTTCGACATGCTGAAGCCATTCCGTCCCGATCTCATTGTTCTCGATCTCATGCTGCCGAAGATGGACGGCATCCAGGTATGCCGCGAGCTCCGCAAGCAAAACAATGCCGTGCCGATCGTCATGCTGACGGCCCTGCAGGATGTGACCGATAAAATCGCCGGCCTCGATAACGGAGCGGACGATTACATGACCAAACCGTTCTCTCCGCAGGAGCTGATTTCCCGGATCCAGGCGATTTTCCGACGGACGCAATCCTTGCCCGGAGCCGCCGAAAACGTCGTCCATGAAATCGGCCGTCTGGCCGTATTTGCGGAGCAGCGCGATGTGCATGTCGACGGCAAGCCTGTCGAACTGACGCCGAAGGAATTCGAGCTGCTGCTCTTCCTGTGCCGCCACCGCGGTAAAGTGTTAAGCAGGCAGCAGCTCCTGCACGGCGTCTGGGATTACCATTTTCTTGGCGATACCCGCATCGTTGACGTTCATATCAGCCACCTGCGCGACAAAATCGAACGCAACGCCAGAACGCCGGAATATATTATGACCGTGCGAAACGTCGGCTACAAGCTGACCGGACCGAGCGCCGCCGATTCGTCCTCGCCTGCTTAG
- the serC gene encoding 3-phosphoserine/phosphohydroxythreonine transaminase, with protein sequence MTKRAFNFNAGPAALPLEVLEQAQREFVDYAGSGMSIMEMSHRSAIYERVNNEAQELLRELFGIPSHYHILFLQGGASTQFAMIPMNLLPAGKTGAYVHTGSWADKAVKEAKLFGETAIAATSAADKYNRIPDLASIEMPDNAAYLHVTSNETIEGTQYKAFPQTGDVPLIADMSSDILSRPVDVPKFGLIYAGAQKNLGPSGVTIVIVREDLAAESPKSVPTMLRYETHVKNNSLYNTPPSFSVYLVGLMLKWVKAKGGVSAIEQLNRDKTMLIYDKIDQSGGFYRGFADSGSRSMMNITFRLPSEELEKQFVKESEQNGFVGLKGHRSVGGLRASAYNAVPLESCKALADFMVEFQRRHG encoded by the coding sequence TTGACGAAACGCGCGTTTAATTTTAACGCAGGTCCGGCCGCGCTGCCGCTTGAGGTGCTGGAGCAGGCGCAGCGGGAATTTGTCGATTATGCCGGCAGCGGCATGTCGATTATGGAAATGTCGCACCGCAGTGCGATTTATGAGCGGGTCAACAACGAGGCTCAGGAGCTGCTCCGCGAATTGTTCGGAATTCCGAGCCATTATCATATTCTTTTCCTTCAGGGCGGGGCAAGCACCCAATTCGCCATGATCCCGATGAATTTGCTGCCGGCCGGCAAGACGGGCGCGTACGTGCATACCGGGTCGTGGGCCGACAAGGCGGTGAAGGAAGCGAAGCTGTTCGGAGAGACGGCGATCGCTGCGACTTCCGCGGCGGATAAATACAACCGCATTCCGGACCTTGCCAGCATCGAAATGCCGGACAACGCCGCATACCTGCACGTGACCTCGAACGAAACGATTGAAGGCACGCAGTATAAAGCTTTTCCGCAGACAGGTGACGTTCCGCTCATTGCCGACATGTCCAGCGATATTTTGAGCCGCCCGGTCGATGTACCGAAGTTCGGGCTGATTTATGCCGGTGCGCAAAAAAATCTCGGTCCGTCCGGCGTCACGATCGTCATCGTGCGCGAGGATCTCGCGGCGGAAAGCCCCAAATCGGTGCCGACCATGCTGCGCTACGAAACACACGTCAAAAACAACTCGCTCTACAACACGCCGCCATCGTTCTCGGTTTATTTGGTCGGGCTGATGCTGAAATGGGTCAAAGCAAAGGGCGGCGTTTCCGCCATCGAGCAGCTTAACCGCGACAAAACGATGCTTATTTACGACAAGATCGATCAAAGCGGCGGATTTTACCGCGGATTTGCCGATTCCGGCAGCCGCTCGATGATGAATATTACGTTCCGGCTCCCTTCGGAAGAGCTGGAGAAGCAGTTCGTGAAGGAATCCGAACAGAACGGATTCGTCGGGTTGAAAGGTCACCGCAGCGTCGGCGGTCTGCGCGCCTCGGCGTATAATGCGGTGCCCCTCGAAAGCTGCAAGGCGCTGGCCGATTTTATGGTCGAATTCCAGCGGCGTCACGGATGA
- the glnA gene encoding type I glutamate--ammonia ligase: MSVQNVLNTIKENNIQFVDFRFVDLSGRAHHITLPATEVDGDTFVNGVAFDGSSIPGFRGIEESDMVMMPDTESVFVDPFTQHATLNVMCNIFTPDGERYDRDPRSIAQKAEEYLQNSGIGTAAFFAPESEFFVFDDVRYESTMNSSTYVVDSEEAAWNTNRKEEGGNLGFKVGVKGGYVPVAPVDSQQDIRSEMVRLMQESGMRVERHHHEVATAGQAEINFRFDTLTKTADNLLKYKYIVQNVARQWGKVATFMPKPLFGDNGSGMHVHQSIFNGDSPLFYDKGAYANLSPMAMNYIGGILHHAPALIALTNPSTNSFKRLVPGYEAPVNLVFSKGNRSAAIRIPVAAVTPKGCRIEFRTPDSTANPYLAFAAMLLAGLDGIKRKIDPVALGYGPFDKNIYELSDEEKKEIRSVPGSLDEALDALEADFEFMTEGGVFSKDFIENYVAFKRQEAKAVSIRVHPHEYSLYFDC, translated from the coding sequence ATGTCAGTTCAAAACGTTTTGAACACGATTAAAGAAAACAACATCCAGTTTGTCGATTTCCGTTTCGTTGACCTGTCCGGACGCGCCCATCATATTACCCTTCCGGCGACAGAAGTCGACGGCGACACGTTTGTCAACGGCGTTGCGTTCGACGGTTCCTCGATCCCGGGCTTCCGCGGTATCGAAGAGTCCGACATGGTCATGATGCCGGATACGGAGTCGGTTTTTGTCGATCCTTTCACGCAGCATGCGACGCTTAACGTGATGTGCAACATTTTCACGCCCGACGGCGAGCGCTATGACCGCGATCCGCGCAGCATTGCACAAAAAGCGGAAGAGTATCTGCAAAATTCCGGAATCGGCACGGCCGCGTTTTTTGCTCCTGAGTCTGAATTCTTCGTTTTCGACGACGTTCGCTATGAAAGCACGATGAATTCTTCTACCTATGTTGTGGATTCCGAAGAAGCGGCTTGGAACACGAACCGCAAAGAGGAAGGCGGCAACCTTGGCTTCAAAGTTGGCGTCAAAGGCGGTTACGTCCCGGTAGCTCCGGTCGATTCCCAGCAGGACATCCGCAGCGAAATGGTTCGCCTGATGCAGGAAAGCGGCATGCGAGTCGAGCGTCATCACCACGAAGTGGCGACGGCCGGCCAAGCCGAAATCAACTTCCGTTTCGATACGCTGACGAAAACGGCTGATAACCTGTTGAAATATAAATATATCGTACAAAATGTAGCTCGCCAATGGGGCAAAGTCGCTACATTCATGCCGAAGCCGCTTTTCGGCGACAACGGCAGCGGGATGCACGTGCACCAATCGATTTTCAACGGCGATTCTCCGCTGTTCTACGATAAAGGCGCATACGCCAACCTGAGCCCGATGGCTATGAATTACATCGGCGGCATTCTGCATCACGCACCGGCGCTGATCGCGCTGACGAACCCTTCGACGAACTCGTTCAAGCGTCTCGTTCCGGGTTACGAAGCACCGGTTAACCTTGTCTTCTCGAAGGGCAACCGTTCCGCGGCAATCCGTATTCCGGTCGCTGCAGTTACGCCGAAAGGCTGCCGGATCGAGTTCCGTACGCCGGACTCCACGGCTAACCCGTACCTCGCGTTCGCAGCGATGCTGTTGGCAGGTCTGGACGGCATCAAGCGGAAAATCGATCCTGTCGCATTGGGCTACGGTCCGTTCGACAAGAACATTTACGAGCTGTCCGACGAAGAGAAGAAAGAAATCCGTTCCGTACCGGGCTCCCTCGACGAAGCGCTTGACGCTTTGGAAGCGGACTTTGAGTTCATGACGGAAGGCGGCGTCTTCTCCAAGGACTTCATCGAAAACTACGTGGCATTCAAGCGTCAAGAAGCCAAAGCGGTATCGATCCGCGTTCATCCGCACGAGTACAGCCTGTACTTCGATTGCTAA
- the aroF gene encoding 3-deoxy-7-phosphoheptulonate synthase codes for MIVVTNSNISEERIGEIVKHIERAGVQAHVSRGTDRTVIGIIGQADPTLAEHLRQMKGVENVIKISKTYKLASRDFHPDDTIIEVKGVRIGGDNLTIMGGPCAVESPEQIDEIARLVKASGGQVLRGGAFKPRTGPYSFQGVGVEGLKMMADAGSKHGLLTITEVMTPEYVDICAEYADILQVGTRNMQNFDLLRKLGTIRKPVLLKRGFSATYDEFLNAAEYILAGGNPNVMLCERGIRTFETYTRNTLDLAAIPVLQELSHLPVISDPSHGTGRRELVEPMAKASVAAGANGLIVEMHTDPDNSMTGDGVQSLFPDQFARLLKELEQLAPLVGKRFETTKQPAEHFATWKVV; via the coding sequence ATGATCGTCGTGACCAACAGCAACATTTCGGAAGAGCGTATCGGCGAAATTGTGAAGCACATTGAAAGAGCGGGTGTGCAGGCCCACGTATCGCGCGGGACGGACCGCACCGTTATCGGGATCATCGGCCAGGCGGATCCGACGCTCGCCGAGCATTTGCGCCAAATGAAAGGCGTCGAGAACGTCATTAAAATATCGAAAACGTATAAGCTGGCCAGCCGCGATTTCCACCCCGACGATACGATCATCGAGGTGAAAGGCGTCCGCATCGGCGGGGATAACCTGACCATTATGGGCGGTCCTTGCGCCGTGGAATCCCCGGAGCAGATTGACGAAATCGCCCGCCTGGTCAAAGCTTCCGGCGGCCAGGTGCTGCGCGGCGGCGCGTTCAAGCCGAGAACGGGCCCTTACAGCTTCCAGGGAGTCGGCGTCGAAGGCCTGAAAATGATGGCCGATGCGGGCAGCAAGCACGGGCTGCTGACGATTACGGAAGTCATGACGCCGGAGTATGTCGATATTTGCGCCGAATACGCCGACATTTTGCAGGTGGGCACGCGCAACATGCAGAACTTCGACCTGCTTCGCAAGCTGGGCACGATCCGCAAGCCGGTCCTGCTGAAACGGGGCTTCAGCGCGACGTACGATGAATTCTTAAATGCGGCGGAATATATCCTTGCGGGCGGAAATCCGAACGTTATGCTTTGCGAGCGGGGGATCCGTACCTTTGAAACGTATACGCGCAACACGCTCGACCTGGCGGCCATCCCGGTGCTTCAGGAGCTCAGCCACCTGCCGGTCATTTCCGATCCGAGCCACGGCACGGGCCGGCGCGAGCTGGTGGAACCGATGGCCAAAGCATCCGTCGCGGCCGGCGCGAACGGCTTGATCGTCGAAATGCACACCGATCCGGACAATTCGATGACCGGCGACGGCGTTCAGTCGCTTTTCCCGGACCAGTTCGCGAGACTTCTGAAAGAGCTGGAGCAGCTCGCGCCGCTCGTCGGCAAACGGTTCGAAACAACGAAGCAGCCGGCCGAGCATTTCGCCACCTGGAAGGTTGTATAA
- a CDS encoding DUF2062 domain-containing protein, protein MKTPHKKRSIFRWMKLKYIGLMRAPGGPSFVALGFSIGVAVEMFTLPTYGLAFFLIFPLIYWLRASLAGALVGFVFGKIIFLPIAFINSMVGGMVLPRHLRFHLHFLPHWLNHILLVNLKLIVGGIIDGVLLGFLFYFPVKLSIRYVANKRREKRKLRRTMTDVKPVAE, encoded by the coding sequence ATGAAAACACCGCACAAAAAGCGCTCGATCTTCCGCTGGATGAAGCTGAAATATATCGGCTTGATGCGGGCGCCGGGAGGTCCTTCGTTCGTGGCGCTCGGCTTTTCGATCGGCGTTGCGGTCGAAATGTTTACCCTCCCGACGTACGGTCTGGCATTTTTTCTTATTTTCCCGCTCATTTATTGGCTCCGCGCCAGCCTTGCGGGCGCGCTGGTCGGTTTTGTCTTCGGCAAAATCATTTTCCTTCCGATCGCATTCATTAACAGCATGGTCGGCGGTATGGTACTGCCAAGGCATCTGCGGTTCCATTTGCATTTTCTGCCGCACTGGCTCAATCATATTTTGCTCGTCAATTTGAAGCTGATCGTCGGCGGCATTATTGACGGCGTGCTGCTTGGGTTCTTGTTTTATTTTCCCGTAAAGCTCAGCATCCGATATGTCGCCAACAAGCGCCGCGAGAAGCGGAAGCTTCGGCGGACGATGACCGATGTGAAACCGGTCGCCGAATGA